From Bradyrhizobium sp. AZCC 1610:
GGCCATCATGCCGAACAGCAGGGTGGCCATAGCAAGCAGATAGCGTCCTGGACGCATGGCGGGCTCCTTACCTTACTTCAGCTTGGCGGCGACCTGTTCGGCGTGCTGCTGGTGGCCCTGAAAAATCTTCAGGCCGGTCTGCAGCAGGCTCTTCAGCTCGGCATTGCTGGCCGATGGAATCAGTTGCGTTTCCAGCGCGCCGTTGACGGCCTTGTGGTAGGCGACTTCGTTGGCGACATAGGCCTTGTCGTATTCGGCGCCTTTCAGCTTGGCGAGTTCGGCGAGCTTGTCGGTGGCCTGCTTCGACAGCGCCTTGCTGGTGTCGTTGTCCTCCGGCGTCACCTTCAGCTTCTTGACGAGGTCGAGCGCCTGCTTGTTCACGGCCTCATGGTCGCGCACCATGTCCTGCGCGAATGCCTTGACATCCTTGTTGCCGGCTTTCTCGATCGCCTGCTTGGCGGCGGCGATGTCGATCACGCCAGCCGTGTAGGCGATATGCGCGATCTGGGGATCGGTGGGTTTTGCGCCCTGCGCCAGCGCGGGGCCGGTCAGCAGGCTTAGTGCGGCGATCGCCGCGCTCAATCGAATGAACATGGTCTGACACTCCTGTGGCGCGGCAAGCCGCGCGTTGTTGATGCACAGGAGTTGGATGGTCGTGGAGTGCAGAGGTTCCCGGAAAAGTTAATCGAAACCCAGCCGCTCCAGCACCGTGTCCGTCAGCCGTTCGCAGCGCTTGCCGGCGAAGGGAAAGGCTTCCATCACCACGGGGCCGATCTTCCTCTCGACGATGTCGCGCAGCATCGTGCGGGCGCGATGTAGCCGGGTTTTCACCGTCTCCGGCTTGAGCGAGAGAATCTCGGCGGTCTCTTCCACGTTCATCCCCTCGATGACGCGGGTGATGAAGACGAGACGGAACGCCTCCGGCAATTCGTCGATGGCGTGCTCGACGACATGCTGGATTTCACGCTGGGCCATGGATTTTTCCGGATCGTCGGAGGCGGCAAGAGGGAACTGGATGATCTCTGCTTCGAGCGCGCCCTGCGGCAGCGCGTCCATCTCGACGGCGGGCCGCTGGCGGCGCAGCCGGCCCAGCGCTTCGTTCATCGCGATCCGCGACAGCCACGTCGACAGGCTGGAATCGCCGCGAAAACTTTCCAGATGCGTGAAGGCGCGGACGTAGGCGTCCTGCACGACGTCCTCGGCCTCGCTATCATTGCGCAGGATGCCGCGGGCAAGGCGATAGAGCCTGCGGTTGTTCGCCTGCATGATGGCACGGACGGCGGCTTCGTCGCGGGCCAGCGCCCGCCGCACCAGCTCGGTGTCGCCGGATTCGACGGGCGCTGCTTGCGGTATCTGGGCCTGACGCATGATGGGTCCACCAATAACAGGGTATTGGGGTTGGATGCGGCCAGGGCAAACCGGTTCCCGAAATATTTCGATTTTGTGGGTGGACAAAGGCGCGTTTGCGCCGTGCCCACCCTGCAAACCTGTTACGCCGCCGGAACCTGGTCGAGGAACCCGGTGATGCTGCGGATGCGGCCGTCGCTGAGCACGGCGAAATCCGTGCCCTTGATCGGGCTGTCGCCGCCGTCGGGCCCGAGGCCCCAGGAGAAGCGGACGTGATCGCCAAAGCCATTGGGCTCGCCGATCAGCCTGAATTTGAAATCCGGAAAGCGCTGCTGCACGCCGGCGACAAGCGCGTCGACGCCGTCATGGCCGTCGCCGCTCATCAGGGGGTCGACGTATTTCGCATCCGTCGTCCAGTTCGCGGCCAGCATCTCGCGGCGGCGCTGTGGCGCACGCTCGTTCCACAAATCGATGTAGCGGTTCGCGACGGTCTTGTGGTCGGTCATGTTGCTCTCCTTCGATAGTGCTGGATGGATCGGCTCAACGTACTATCGAAGGTTTGGGCGGGCCGATCGATTACCTCCGAGGTCAAGGATTTCGATTTTGCAAGTCTTCCGTTCCGCTGCCGCCCCGGCCGTGGGCGTCCAGCGCATCGAGGAAGCATCGCACCTTGGCCGTGCCGCACCGCAATCGCGGGCGCGTGACCATTGATCGGGCTGGGGCCTGCGCCAGATTTGGCGTAAAAGCATGATCTCGACCTCGTTTGGTTGATCAGGGTCAAAGCTTGGCCCTTGCCGTCCTCACTATGCAGGGCGATCAATCGGTGGACGGACATGACAGAAAAAACAAAGCCGCAGGAGCAGCATGCGGGCGCCGACTGGGCGCAGCAGGTCTGGCTGTGGCCGCTGGAAGCCACGCGGTTGGCGCTGCACTCTTACGCACAATGGTTTGCCGATCAGACGCCGGCGCCTTTCCCCGCGCCGGATCAGGCGCCACTTGCCTGGACCACGCCAAACGCGGTGGTGCTGGAGCTTCCGTCGATGCGGTTGCGGGAGTTTTCGCAGCGGACTACGACGCCGCCGCAGCCGGTTGTCGTCTGCGCGCCCTATGCGCTGCACGGCGCGCTGATCGCTGACTTCGCACCTGGCCACAGCCTGGTCGAGGCGCTGCAAAAGGGCGGCGTGAGCCGCATCTATGTCCCGGACTGGTGCTCGGCGACGCCGGACATGCGCTATCTGTCGATCGACAATTATCTTGCCGAGCTCAATGTCGCCATCGATGAGATCGGCGCGCCGGTCGATCTTGTCGGCCTGTGCCAGGGCGGATGGCTGTCGCTGGTCTATGCCGCCCGTTTTCCCGGCAAGGTGCGTCGGCTCGTGCTCGCCGGCGCGCCTGTCGATATCTCCACGCCATCGGAGCTGTCGAAGATGGTGGCCGCACTTCCCCAGCCAGCTTTCGAGCAGATGGTGCAGCAGGGCGACGGCCTCGTCAGTGGCGAGCACATGCTCAGCTTCTGGAACATTCCGTTCGGCCAGCATGATGTGGAAGCCGTGCTGCAAAGGAAACTCGGCGACGGATCGGACGAGGCCAGAGTGCTGCTGGATCGTTTCGAGCGCTGGGACCGTGCGACGCTGGATCTGCCGGGGACCTACTATCTCGAGGTGACCGAGCGGGTTTTCCGGCAGAACCAGATCGCTAGAAGCCGTCTCGTCGCGCTCGGTCGCAGGATCGATCTCGCCGAGGTGCGCGTGCCGGTCTTCCTGCTGGCCGGCGAGAGTGACATCGTCGTCCCTCGCGATCAGGCGTTCGCGACGGCACGGCTGTTGGGCACGCAACCGGCGTGGCTGGAACGAGCCTGCGAGCCGTGCGGTCACCTCAGCCTTTTCATGGGGCGCAAAGTCTTGAGCCATTCCTGGCCCCGGATCGCCCGGTGGCTTCAGGCCGACATCGGCGATGCCGCCGGCGCCAGGATCAGCGCGTGAGGTGCGAATAAAAATGCCCCGGACTGCGCGTGCACTCCGGGGCCGAAAATCGCTTCTGATGACGTGCTGGGGTGGCCTACTTCGCCGCGACCACCATGATCTCGACATTGTACTGCGGCGCCGCCAGCTTGGCCTCGACGGTGGCGCGCGCCGGCGTGTTGCCCGCCGACACCCAGCCGTCCCACACCGCGTTCATCTCGGGGAACGTCTTCATGTCGGTGATGTAGATGGTGGCGGACAGCAGCTTCGACTTGTCGGTGCCGGCCTTGGCGAGATGGCCGTCGATGATCGAGAGAATGTCCTGCGTCTGCTCGGTCACGCTCTTGCCGGCCGCCTTGCCGGCAACGACGCCCGCGAGATAGACGGTGTTGCCGTGAACGACGACCTGGCTCATGCGAGGTCCGGTTTCGAAGCGCTGGATGGTCATGTTTTTTCTCCTGTGAGGGGCGGCGGCTTCTTAGCGCGCTGATGCCTTGTGCGCCACTGCGTTATTTGCATCGAACCTCGGCACGTCTGGGCATAGGCGAGCGGAAGCGACGCCGTCCTTCAGACGGCTGTGCCCGAGAAGCCGTTTCACGCCGCCGCCTTTGCCGCCGCGCGTCCCGCATTGCGTCCGGAAAACAGGCAGCCGCCGAGGAACGTGCCTTCCAGCGAACGGTAGCCGTGCACGCCGCCGCCGCCGAAGCCGGCGGCTTCGCCTGCGGCGTAAAGTCCCCGGATGATCTCGCCGTTGTTGCCGAACACGCGCGAATCCAGATCGGTCTCGAAGCCGCCGAGCGTCTTGCGCGTCAGGATGTTGAGCTTGACCGCGATCAGCGGGCCGTGTTCGGGATCGAGAATCCGGTGCGGCTTTGCCGTGCGGATCAGTCTGTCGCCGATATAGCGCCGCGCATTGTGCAGGTTCATCACCTGCGCGTCCTTGACGTAAGGGTTGGTGATCTCGCGGTCGCGCGCCTCGATCTGCGCCTTGATGTGATCGAGCTTGAGCAGGTCGTGGCCTGCGAGCGCGTTCATCGCGCTGACCAATTCTCCAAGATTGTCGCGGACGATGAAATCCGCGCCGTTCTGCTTGAACGCTTCCACCGGCGCGGGTGCGCCCTTGTTGGTGGCGCGCTTGATCGTCATGCGCCAGCTCTTGCCGGTGAGGTCTGGATTCTGTTCGGAGCCGGAAAGGGCAAACTCTTTCTTGATGATGCTCTGGGTCAGGATGAACCAGGAATAATCGTAACCGGTACCCATGATGTAGTGCAGTTGGCCGAGCGTATCGGAGCCCGGGAACAGCGGCGCGGGCAGGCGTTTTCCGGTCGCGTCGAACCACATCGAGGACGGGCCGGGCAGGATGCGGATGCCGTGGCGCGGCCAGATCGGATTCCAGTTTCGGATGCCCTCGACGTAATGCCACATCCGGTCGCGGTTGATCAGCCGTGCGCCGGCGGCCTCGG
This genomic window contains:
- a CDS encoding DUF4142 domain-containing protein, with amino-acid sequence MFIRLSAAIAALSLLTGPALAQGAKPTDPQIAHIAYTAGVIDIAAAKQAIEKAGNKDVKAFAQDMVRDHEAVNKQALDLVKKLKVTPEDNDTSKALSKQATDKLAELAKLKGAEYDKAYVANEVAYHKAVNGALETQLIPSASNAELKSLLQTGLKIFQGHQQHAEQVAAKLK
- a CDS encoding RNA polymerase sigma factor; this encodes MRQAQIPQAAPVESGDTELVRRALARDEAAVRAIMQANNRRLYRLARGILRNDSEAEDVVQDAYVRAFTHLESFRGDSSLSTWLSRIAMNEALGRLRRQRPAVEMDALPQGALEAEIIQFPLAASDDPEKSMAQREIQHVVEHAIDELPEAFRLVFITRVIEGMNVEETAEILSLKPETVKTRLHRARTMLRDIVERKIGPVVMEAFPFAGKRCERLTDTVLERLGFD
- a CDS encoding nuclear transport factor 2 family protein — translated: MTDHKTVANRYIDLWNERAPQRRREMLAANWTTDAKYVDPLMSGDGHDGVDALVAGVQQRFPDFKFRLIGEPNGFGDHVRFSWGLGPDGGDSPIKGTDFAVLSDGRIRSITGFLDQVPAA
- a CDS encoding alpha/beta fold hydrolase, whose amino-acid sequence is MTEKTKPQEQHAGADWAQQVWLWPLEATRLALHSYAQWFADQTPAPFPAPDQAPLAWTTPNAVVLELPSMRLREFSQRTTTPPQPVVVCAPYALHGALIADFAPGHSLVEALQKGGVSRIYVPDWCSATPDMRYLSIDNYLAELNVAIDEIGAPVDLVGLCQGGWLSLVYAARFPGKVRRLVLAGAPVDISTPSELSKMVAALPQPAFEQMVQQGDGLVSGEHMLSFWNIPFGQHDVEAVLQRKLGDGSDEARVLLDRFERWDRATLDLPGTYYLEVTERVFRQNQIARSRLVALGRRIDLAEVRVPVFLLAGESDIVVPRDQAFATARLLGTQPAWLERACEPCGHLSLFMGRKVLSHSWPRIARWLQADIGDAAGARISA
- a CDS encoding RidA family protein, whose product is MTIQRFETGPRMSQVVVHGNTVYLAGVVAGKAAGKSVTEQTQDILSIIDGHLAKAGTDKSKLLSATIYITDMKTFPEMNAVWDGWVSAGNTPARATVEAKLAAPQYNVEIMVVAAK
- a CDS encoding FAD-binding dehydrogenase, which encodes MAEDADVIVVGGGLAGLVAATEVADAGKRVIVVDQEGEQSIGGQAFWSFGGLFLVDTPEQRRLGIKDSHDLALQDWMGTAGFDRDDDHWPKRWAEAYVAFAAGEKRDWLRAMGHRIFPVVGWAERGGYDAMGHGNSVPRFHVTWGTGPGIVEPFERRAREAEKSGRLMFKFRHRVDTLVMTNGAVEGISGSVLEPDSVERGKSSSRKVIGDFTLRAPAVIVASGGIGGNHDMVRQNWPKRLGEPPKFMISGVPEHVDGRMIGITEAAGARLINRDRMWHYVEGIRNWNPIWPRHGIRILPGPSSMWFDATGKRLPAPLFPGSDTLGQLHYIMGTGYDYSWFILTQSIIKKEFALSGSEQNPDLTGKSWRMTIKRATNKGAPAPVEAFKQNGADFIVRDNLGELVSAMNALAGHDLLKLDHIKAQIEARDREITNPYVKDAQVMNLHNARRYIGDRLIRTAKPHRILDPEHGPLIAVKLNILTRKTLGGFETDLDSRVFGNNGEIIRGLYAAGEAAGFGGGGVHGYRSLEGTFLGGCLFSGRNAGRAAAKAAA